In Pseudoxanthomonas sp., the following proteins share a genomic window:
- the rpsG gene encoding 30S ribosomal protein S7 — MSRKGSAPQREILPDPKHGSQTIARFINMVMLSGKKSVAEKIVYGAMDVIGEKNPNALELVEKALDNVSPAVEVKSRRVGGATYQVPVEVRSSRRMALAMRWLIESARKRGENTMPRKLAAELLDASENRGGAIKKREETHRMAEANKAFAHYRW; from the coding sequence ATGTCGCGCAAAGGCTCTGCCCCCCAACGTGAAATCCTGCCGGACCCCAAGCACGGCAGCCAGACGATCGCCCGCTTCATCAACATGGTGATGCTGAGCGGCAAGAAGTCGGTCGCCGAGAAGATCGTCTACGGCGCCATGGACGTCATCGGCGAGAAGAACCCCAACGCCCTCGAACTGGTCGAGAAGGCGCTGGACAACGTGTCCCCGGCGGTCGAAGTGAAGTCGCGCCGCGTCGGCGGCGCCACCTACCAGGTGCCGGTCGAAGTGCGTTCGTCGCGCCGCATGGCGCTGGCGATGCGCTGGCTGATCGAGTCCGCGCGCAAGCGTGGCGAGAACACCATGCCGCGCAAGCTGGCCGCCGAGCTGCTGGATGCCTCCGAGAACCGCGGCGGCGCCATCAAGAAGCGCGAAGAGACCCACCGCATGGCGGAGGCGAACAAGGCGTTCGCGCACTACCGCTGGTAA